A single Candidatus Cloacimonadota bacterium DNA region contains:
- a CDS encoding class I SAM-dependent methyltransferase, with translation SSLRNSNMQNWEKNKGVTFLKKVGIRKDFHLLDFGARRGTYSLPAAKIVGKNGEVFSLDKNKSALNTLQNRSKNLGLENIKIVNTDGNLQLDFPNNFFDAVLFYDILHMLTKDQRKLIFTEAFRVLKPKALLSVYPKHIKTDCPNAEFKNLSLEDVISEIEEHNFIFSEKICDNLMHDDFPNFGCVINFIPLTLQ, from the coding sequence TAGTAGTTTAAGGAATTCTAATATGCAAAATTGGGAAAAAAATAAAGGAGTAACTTTTTTGAAAAAAGTTGGCATCCGAAAGGATTTTCATCTGCTTGATTTTGGGGCAAGAAGAGGAACTTACAGCCTACCTGCTGCTAAAATTGTAGGGAAAAATGGAGAAGTATTTTCTTTGGATAAAAATAAATCTGCTTTGAATACTTTGCAAAACAGATCAAAAAATCTGGGTTTGGAAAATATTAAAATTGTCAATACAGATGGTAATTTGCAATTAGATTTCCCAAATAATTTTTTTGATGCGGTTTTGTTTTATGATATTCTCCACATGCTTACAAAAGATCAAAGAAAGTTGATTTTTACAGAAGCATTTCGGGTGTTAAAACCAAAAGCATTGCTCAGTGTTTATCCAAAGCATATAAAAACCGATTGTCCTAATGCGGAATTTAAAAATTTATCCTTAGAAGATGTAATTTCAGAAATTGAAGAACACAATTTTATATTTTCAGAAAAAATATGCGATAATCTAATGCATGACGATTTTCCAAACTTTGGATGTGTGATTAATTTTATTCCTTTAACCCTCCAATAA
- a CDS encoding NifB/NifX family molybdenum-iron cluster-binding protein codes for MKKILVAFATDDGNNFMDRHFGDANYYDIYEINETGADFVKRIDNTTEEEEEHADPKKAKGITNLLLKENVQVVVSKIFGPNIKRIKKKFVCVVMNDESIEDSMNRICKNIRLVMAEWEKGKDRKHLILRTSE; via the coding sequence GTGAAAAAAATATTGGTAGCATTTGCTACAGACGATGGTAATAATTTTATGGACAGACATTTTGGCGATGCAAATTATTATGATATCTATGAAATTAATGAAACCGGTGCCGATTTTGTGAAAAGAATTGATAATACAACTGAGGAAGAAGAAGAGCACGCCGACCCTAAAAAAGCAAAAGGAATCACAAATCTATTGCTAAAAGAAAATGTTCAGGTGGTCGTTTCCAAAATATTTGGTCCTAATATAAAAAGGATAAAGAAAAAATTCGTTTGCGTGGTAATGAACGATGAATCCATCGAAGACAGTATGAATAGAATTTGTAAAAACATTCGACTTGTTATGGCAGAATGGGAAAAAGGTAAGGATAGAAAACACTTAATTCTTAGAACAAGTGAATAA
- a CDS encoding DUF364 domain-containing protein — MKKAQPDPLQFLLDKYSLDIGKIDQISCGAKYSAVMLTNGNIGVCANLRSKISLKKHDLKIPDMNNFHHRILLTAYFNALLNYSNQYDNGGDMFELIDFSQYKSLVMIGLFYPIVRKLQNAGIPINIFDLNKTDEILTPISEQKKYLKKADAIILTGTAIFNKTFVDLIRNTNSNCEIFMLGPSSIMHQKILEYKNMKFIFGSVFKKYDERILEIIRNGGGTQRFLKFGRKVFISKNG; from the coding sequence ATGAAAAAAGCACAACCCGATCCACTGCAATTTTTATTGGACAAATATAGCCTTGATATTGGCAAAATAGATCAAATTTCTTGTGGCGCAAAATATTCTGCAGTCATGCTAACAAATGGGAACATCGGCGTTTGTGCAAACTTGAGATCGAAAATATCACTCAAAAAGCATGACTTAAAAATTCCTGATATGAATAATTTTCATCATAGGATTTTACTCACCGCCTATTTCAACGCCTTGCTAAATTATTCAAATCAATACGATAATGGTGGTGATATGTTTGAGTTAATTGATTTTTCCCAGTATAAAAGTTTGGTAATGATAGGGCTTTTTTATCCGATTGTGCGGAAACTTCAAAATGCCGGTATCCCGATTAACATATTTGATTTGAACAAGACGGATGAAATTTTGACTCCTATTTCAGAACAAAAAAAATATCTTAAAAAAGCAGATGCGATCATTCTTACCGGTACTGCGATTTTCAATAAAACTTTTGTGGATCTAATTAGAAATACAAACTCGAATTGCGAGATTTTTATGCTTGGTCCTTCCTCAATTATGCATCAGAAAATTTTGGAATACAAAAACATGAAATTTATCTTCGGATCAGTATTCAAAAAATATGATGAAAGAATTTTAGAAATAATTAGAAACGGTGGGGGAACACAAAGGTTTTTAAAATTTGGCAGAAAGGTTTTTATTTCAAAAAACGGATAA